GCCCCCTGTCAGACGGAACAAGACCGGCGCCCCTGCAAGGGGGCGCCGGTTTGCGTTTCGATGTTCGTCAGGCGAAGGGGTTGGCGGCCAACGGGTGACCGGGGCGCGGCGGGCGCATCGGCAGATTCGGCAGGTCGGCGGGATCGCAGCCCAATGCGTGATCGTCATCATCGTCGATCAGGCAATTGACCAGAAACCGCGCCGCCGCCCCGTCGAGCCGGTCATAAAGCGTCGGTTGCAGCAGATCGGCTCCGTCCAACACCTGACGGGGCACCGGACAATGGGCCAGCAGCCCGCCCTCGACATAGATCACCTCGTCCTGGTGGAAGGCCAGCGTGGTCACCTCGACCCGCTCGCCGGGCAGGTCGTCGGTGATGCCGCGATAGCCACGCAGCATGCGCGCGGGAACCACCGCATAGGGATCGCCGAGTGCATCCAGCGCCGCCTCGCATTCCACCAGCAGCCCCTGATCGGGCATCATCCACAGGTCGCGCCGGTTGTGGCACACGCCCTCGGGCAGCCGCACCGGGCGCAGCGCCGCCGGCAGGCCAGCCGGCAATGTCACCGTTTCCCGCTGGATATCGGCCACCGTCTGCATGGCATGGTCAAAGGTCAGCACCTTGTCCCCCACCTTGAGCGCTTCGACCGGTTGCCAGCCGAAATTGGAGGCCACCGACGTTCCCGCCAGAAGCCCCCCTTGCCCGGTGATCAGCAGACCGTCGAGCACCGCCATGGATTCCGCCATGGCCGGGCTTTCCCCTGTGTCCTTGTCTTTCCATCCGAACATAAGCGCCGTCCCCATTGTGGCAGCAGCAAGAGCATGGCTTGCCGGATTAACCAGTTTACAAGGTCAGGACACGCGATTCGAAGGCCGGAAACATGCCGCAACAAGGGCGAGATTGTGGCATTGGCCGGGCCATTTCGGACAATGCCGCGCGGTCTGGCGGATTGACGCCGAGCGCGCAACAGCGCCTCAGTCGAAGCGGTAACCAAAGCGCGCGATATCGCTTGCACAGGCCGCGCCCAGCGCCTCGGCGGCATGGTCAGAATAATAGCTGCGATAATCGGCGGCGCGCTCGGAGCGGTTCGCGCGCGGCATATCCAGCGCAAAGCCCAGATGCGCGGTCAGCGGCGCCAGATCGGTCTCCAGATGCTCCAGCCGGATATAGGCGGCGCAATGTTCCACCCCGTCGACGCGGCGCATATAGCTGGGGGCCGGGGCCGCGCGAAAGGCCGCCAGCGTCTGCGGAGCGGTGACGAAGCCCTCGAACTCCAGCTGCCGCGCCAGATGCACCGCCGGGTGATCGAACGTCTGCCCCCGCAGCCAATGGTAATAGCTGACCGCCCGGTCCCAGGGGTTGCGCACCAGGGTAAAGGCAAAGAGGCCAGCCAGAACCTCGGGCGCGATCAGCCCCTCGATATCGGCCAGCGTCGAATGTTTCCACAGCCGTCCGCGCGCCTGCACCCCCTTGAGACGGCCGCGCCGCCGGATCGCCTTGGGCGTGTCGCCGATCAGGATGTCATCCTTCATCGCCCGCGCTTCGAGCGCCAGCGCCAGCGAGGTGCCGCCCGTCTTGGGGATATGCACGAAGATATAGCCGCGACCGGGTGAGATGATCATGCCGCCACGCTAGCGGCGCGGGCAGCGGCGCTCAACCCGATCTGAGCGCGATGATCGCGCCCGCCAGCACGATCAACCCGATGCCCAGCATCTGCCATGGCCCCAGGCCGACACCCAGCACCACCCAGGCAAAGAGCGGACCAAAGATCATCACCGAGAACTCGAAGACCGAGACATAGGAGGGCTCGCCCAGCTGATAGGCCCGGATCAGCATGAAGACGGCGGTGGCCGATCCCACCGCCTGCAGCGCGACCCAAGGCATCGCCTCGGCCATCGGCCAGACCCAGCCACGCGCGACAAACCCGTCCGGCCCGGGCAGCGGTGTGGCGGGAAACAGCGCCAGCCAGATCAGCCCGCCGAGACCGGTCAGGCCCAGCGCCGTCACCATCGCGCCAAGCAGCGCCGCCGTGCTCTCGCCTGCGCAATGGCGGCGGGTGACCACCGCGCCCAACGCGTAGAAGAACCCACCCGCCACCGGGATCAGCACCGTCGCATCAAAGGCGCCGGGGTCGGGTTGCAGCACGAAGAGTATACCGGCAAAGCCCATCAGCACCGCCAGGATGCGCCAGGGTCCGATCCGCTGACGCAGGCCAAAAGCGGTCACCAGCAGCACGAAGATCGGCGAGGTGAACAAGCCCGCCAGCGCCTGGGCAATCGGCATGAAGGCCAGCGCGCTGAAATAGAACAGCATCGCCACCGTCAACAGAAGGCTGCGCAGCAGGACCCAGCCCTTGCGGCGCGGAAACAGCCCACCCAGCCCCATCAGTGACATCAGCCCCACCAGGGGCAACATCATCAGCGAACGCATAAAGTGGAACTGCCACAGCCCGATGCTCTCGGCCAGCCGGATCACGTAATTGTCGATTACGCCGATGATGCTCATCGCCGCGATCATGTAGAGCGCCGCCGCCAGGGGGGCCGAATTGGTTTCTGCCTGCATTCCGAATGCCATAGCCGGGCCGCGCGACCCGGTCTTGTCCCCTAGCGACACTTTGCCCGGATTATTGCCCGCGGCCCCGGGCACAGCGCAACCCGTTTGCCGCTGGCCCGCCAAAGGTGTAGGCTGGCCGAAAAACAAGAACGAGCATCCCGTATCAGGCATGACAGCTCTCAAGCAATACGAGCGGATCGAGGCGACCGGCCTCTGGCGCCCCTCACCCGAGGCACAGCGACGCGAGGTCGTGGTTTCGATCGGCGAGGCGACGCTGACGATTTCCGATTTCAACGACCGGGCGCTGACCCATTGGTCGCTGGCGGCACTGGAGCGGCAGAACCCGGGCGAGTTCCCGGCGCTTTACTGCCCTGACGGCGATCCGGGCGAGACGCTGGAACTTGCCGAGAGCGAGTCAACGATGATCGCCGCCATCGACCATCTGCAACGGGCGATCGACAGCCGCCGGGCGCATCCCGGGCGGATCCGCTGGATCACCGTGGCGG
The window above is part of the Ruegeria pomeroyi DSS-3 genome. Proteins encoded here:
- a CDS encoding Hint domain-containing protein — protein: MFGWKDKDTGESPAMAESMAVLDGLLITGQGGLLAGTSVASNFGWQPVEALKVGDKVLTFDHAMQTVADIQRETVTLPAGLPAALRPVRLPEGVCHNRRDLWMMPDQGLLVECEAALDALGDPYAVVPARMLRGYRGITDDLPGERVEVTTLAFHQDEVIYVEGGLLAHCPVPRQVLDGADLLQPTLYDRLDGAAARFLVNCLIDDDDDHALGCDPADLPNLPMRPPRPGHPLAANPFA
- a CDS encoding sulfotransferase family 2 domain-containing protein encodes the protein MIISPGRGYIFVHIPKTGGTSLALALEARAMKDDILIGDTPKAIRRRGRLKGVQARGRLWKHSTLADIEGLIAPEVLAGLFAFTLVRNPWDRAVSYYHWLRGQTFDHPAVHLARQLEFEGFVTAPQTLAAFRAAPAPSYMRRVDGVEHCAAYIRLEHLETDLAPLTAHLGFALDMPRANRSERAADYRSYYSDHAAEALGAACASDIARFGYRFD
- a CDS encoding DMT family transporter gives rise to the protein MQAETNSAPLAAALYMIAAMSIIGVIDNYVIRLAESIGLWQFHFMRSLMMLPLVGLMSLMGLGGLFPRRKGWVLLRSLLLTVAMLFYFSALAFMPIAQALAGLFTSPIFVLLVTAFGLRQRIGPWRILAVLMGFAGILFVLQPDPGAFDATVLIPVAGGFFYALGAVVTRRHCAGESTAALLGAMVTALGLTGLGGLIWLALFPATPLPGPDGFVARGWVWPMAEAMPWVALQAVGSATAVFMLIRAYQLGEPSYVSVFEFSVMIFGPLFAWVVLGVGLGPWQMLGIGLIVLAGAIIALRSG